Proteins from a genomic interval of Benincasa hispida cultivar B227 chromosome 7, ASM972705v1, whole genome shotgun sequence:
- the LOC120080843 gene encoding uncharacterized protein At1g26090, chloroplastic — protein MLMFGNADINSSTNSTHLRQHYCSMASSLHFSASFFGNPIPISIRTRTAPCRTRFIALQASKEITDVSSQNPTRMLTFLGKGGSGKTTSAVFAAQHFALSGLRTCLVIHNQDPTPEYLLDCKIGNSPVECSRNLSAVRLETTQMLLEPLKRLKQADSRLNMTQGILEGVVGEELGVLPGTDSIFSMLQLERFLGFSGIMGQRDQKDKYDMVIYDGICTEETIRMIGATSKARLYLKYLRSIAEKTDLGRLATPSILRLVDEAMSISRPGSHLSVRTSTDIWEALEHVLEKGSSAFAEPRKFSCFIVMDPTSPASVQSALRYWGCTIQAGGQISGALAFISSHLSAESTASLKEKFSPLSLAFMPQFSTGSSVDWNTVLRDASSKGPRDLLSLSKSVTSSLLSPVKFDPGNKSVTLLMPGFGKSEIKLYQYRGGSELLVEAGDQRRVISLPKEIQGKVGGAKLTDRCLVITMR, from the exons ATGCTTATGTTTGGTAATGCCGATATAAACTCATCCACAAATTCCACCCACCTACGCCAACATTATTGCTCTATGGCTTCGTCTCTGCACTTCTCTGCTTCTTTCTTCGGGAACCCGATTCCCATTTCAATCCGAACAAGAACAGCTCCATGTAGGACAAGATTTATTGCCCTTCAGGCTTCAAAAGAGATTACGGACGTTTCTTCTCAAAACCCAACCCGGATGCTCACTTTTCTTGGCAAAGGCGGCTCCGGAAAGACCACTTCCGCGGTATTCGCCGCTCAG CATTTTGCATTGTCTGGACTGCGCACATGCCTGGTGATACATAATCAAGATCCTACTCCTGAGTATCTTCTTGATTGCAAAATTGGAAACTCTCCCGTTGAATGCAGTCGCAACCTCTCAGCTGTTAGGTTGGAAACCACTCAA ATGCTTCTTGAACCTCTCAAACGGCTAAAGCAAGCTGATTCTCGTCTTAATATGACACAAGGAATTCTTGAAGGG GTTGTTGGAGAAGAGCTTGGGGTACTTCCAGGAACGGATTCTATCTTTTCGATGCTTCAGCTTGAGAGATTCCTTGGGTTCTCAGGTATTATGGGCCAACGGGACCAAAAAGACAAATATGATATGGTAATATATGACGGTATCTGCACTGAAGAAACAATAAGGATGATTGGAGCAACCAGTAAAGCAAG GTTGTACTTAAAATATCTGAGGAGCATTGCTGAAAAAACTGATCTGGGGAGGTTGGCTACTCCTTCAATTCTGAGGCTTGTTGATGAAGCCATGAGTATAAGCAGGCCAGGCTCCCATCTTAGTGTTAGAACCAGTACTGATATATGGGAGGCACTGGAACACGTGTTAGAG AAAGGGTCTTCTGCATTTGCAGAGCCAAGAAAATTTAGCTGCTTTATAGTGATGGATCCTACTAGTCCTGCTTCTGTTCAGTCTGCATTACGGTACTGGGGTTGTACTATTCAAGCTGGTGGACAAATATCTGGTGCACTTGCTTTCATTTCTTCACACTTGAGTGCAGAATCTACTGCTAGTTTGAAGGAGAAATTTTCACCCTTGTCTTTGGCCTTTATGCCACAGTTCTCAACTGGTTCCTCAGTAGATTGGAACACAGTTCTGCGTGATGCATCAAGTAAAGGCCCAAGGGACCTTCTTTCTTTGTCAAAAAGCGTCACCAGCAGTCTGCTATCACCTGTAAAATTCGATCCTGGAAACAAATCGGTTACACTTCTCATGCCAGGCTTCGGGAAGTCAGAAATCAAGCTTTACCAG TATAGGGGAGGATCTGAGCTGTTAGTGGAAGCTGGGGATCAGAGGCGTGTAATTTCATTGCCTAAAGAAATTCAAGGGAAGGTTGGTGGTGCCAAGTTGACGGACAGATGTCTTGTTATCACAATGCGTTGA